One window of Scheffersomyces stipitis CBS 6054 chromosome 1, whole genome shotgun sequence genomic DNA carries:
- the RPL2A gene encoding 60S ribosomal protein L2 (60S large subunit ribosomal protein L2B), whose amino-acid sequence MGRVIRNQRKGAGSIFTSHTRLRKGAAKLRTLDYAERHGYIRGVVKQILHDPGRGAPLAKVVFRDPYKYKLREETFIANEGVYTGQFIYAGKKASLNVGNILPLGACPEGTIVSNVEEKVGDRGALGRTSGNYVIIIGHNPDEGKTRVKLPSGAKKIISSDARGVIGVVAGGGRIDKPLLKAGRAFHKYRVKRNSWPKTRGVAMNPVDHPHGGGNHQHIGKASTISRGAVAGQKAGLIAARRTGLLRGTQKTQD is encoded by the exons ATGG GTAGAGTTATTCGTAACCAAAGAAAAGGTGCTGGTTCTATCTTCACCTCGCACACCAGATTGAGAAAGGGTGCTGCCAAGTTGAGAACCTTGGATTATGCTGAACGTCACGGTTACATCCGTGGTGTCGTCAAGCAAATCCTCCACGATCCAGGTAGAGGTGCTCCATTGGCCAAGGTTGTCTTCCGTGACCCatacaagtacaagttgaGAGAAGAGACCTTCATTGCCAACGAAGGTGTCTACACTGGTCAATTCATCTACGCCGGTAAGAAGGCCTCCTTGAATGTCGGTAACATCTTGCCATTGGGTGCTTGTCCAGAAGGTACCATTGTCTCCAACGTCGAAGAAAAGGTTGGTGACAGAGGTGCTTTGGGTAGAACCTCCGGTAACTACGTTATCATCATTGGACACAACCCAGACGAAGGTAAGACCAGAGTCAAGTTGCCATCCGGTgccaagaagatcatctCTTCCGATGCCAGAGGTGTTATCGGTGTTGTTGCCGGTGGTGGTAGAATCGACAAGCCATTGTTAAAGGCTGGTAGAGCTTTCCACAAGTACAGAGTCAAGAGAAACTCGTGGCCAAAGACCAGAGGTGTTGCCATGAACCCAGTTGATCACCCTCATGGTGGTGGTAACCATCAACATATTGGTAAGGCTTCTACTATTTCTAGAGGTGCTGTTGCCGGTCAAAAGGCTGGTTTGATCGCCGCTAGAAGAACCGGTTTGTTACGTGGTACTCAAAAGACTCAAGATTAA
- the SBP1 gene encoding single stranded nucleic acid binding protein (Similar to single stranded nucleic acid binding protein), translated as MSTPVTKPRVYLKNLSYVTTEEDLEQLFHEYTPFVLPAAVKLISNTANNINSMSYTNVLIPSHTIRFSRFEKHRPLGIAYAEFSDFETVDAVIEKFNETVLNNRKLIIKKHTPYDPKRAGLLRSSLRKSAKKQNITIVSSTYKVKKVEFSEDSPEVINSSEPSSDLVYSPESVVENPESVAENPESVVESPESVVENPESVVQNPEPEKDVSNSGEVNEDQTALVQESALTTQDSEKTLSDDTIFIPRVHPSVTSTEIRTLFEGFNPGHIVIYKEGRRGSISFKIDWVSVLVTVDVSENSLQDIIDKLVKTKSNKLVGKSVILKPALKERVEFIGKRVSEYETAVLAAAIVEAELEKPEVEEVENVDREDLGEVADDEISNSVEVLVTGDDNTPVEEAVDEVKNADESPKTNKQELVVHIKPSDDNLAQAHVENIEGIITTTEA; from the exons ATGTCTACACCAGTCACGAAACCACGTGTATATCTCAAGAATCTTAGTTACGTTACTACAGAAGAGGACTTGGAACAATTGTTCCACGAATACACTCCGTTTGTACTACCCGCTGCAGTTAAGCTAATATCCAATACTgccaacaatatcaattcGATGTCATA CACAAATGTATTGATTCCCAGTCATACTATCCGGTTCTCTCGTTTTGAAAAACACAGACCGCTTGGGATTGCCTACGCAGAGTTTTCGGATTTCGAGACTGTTGATGCCgtaattgaaaagttcaatgAAACTGTTCTCAACAACCGTAAGCTCATTATCAAGAAGCATACTCCTTATGATCCCAAGAGGGCAGGTTTGCTTAGAAGCCTGCTTAGAAAAAGTGCCAAAAAGCAAAATATTACCATTGTTAGTAGCACTTACAAAGTAAAGAAGGTCGAATTCAGCGAAGACTCTCCTGAAGTGATCAATTCTTCCGAGCCTTCTTCAGATCTTGTTTACAGTCCAGAGTCGGTTGTTGAAAATCCTGAATCGGTTGCTGAGAATCCTGAATCGGTTGTGGAGAGTCCTGAATCGGTTGTCGAGAATCCTGAGTCGGTTGTTCAGAatccagagccagaaaaGGATGTCTCAAATTCTGGTGAAGTTAATGAAGATCAGACTGCCTTGGTTCAAGAGCTGGCTCTTACTACTCAAGATTCTGAGAAAACTTTATCCGACGATACCATTTTCATTCCTAGAGTCCATCCTCTGGTTACTTCCACTGAGATCAGGACCTTGTTTGAAGGATTCAACCCTGGACACATTGTCAtctacaaagaaggaagacgTGGATCTATTTCGTTCAAGATCGATTGGGTTAGTGTCTTGGTAACTGTTGACGTTTCTGAAAATAGCTTGCAAGATATCATTGATAAACTTGTAAAGACAAAATCCAACAAGTTAGTAGGAAAGAGTGTGATTTTGAAGCCAGCCTTAAAGGAAAGGGTTGAATTCATTGGCAAAAGAGTTTCTGAATATGAAACCGCGGTGCTTGCCGCTGCTATTGTTGAAGCCGAACTTGAAAAGcctgaagttgaagaagttgaaaatgtagATCGAGAAGATCTCGGTGAAGTAGCCGATGATGAGATTTCCAACTCTGTTGAGGTGTTGGTCACTGGCGACGACAATACTcctgttgaagaagctgtaGATGAGGTTAAGAATGCGGACGAATCACCCAAAACTAACAAGCAAGAACTAGTTGTTCATATCAAGCCTTCAGATGACAATTTGGCACAAGCACATGTTGAGAATATTGAAGGAATCATCACTACTACTGAAGCTTAA
- the RL29 gene encoding 60S ribosomal protein L29: MSKSKNHTAHNQTKKAHKNGIKKPRTNKYPSLKGVDAKFKRNHRYALHGTAKALAKARAE; the protein is encoded by the coding sequence ATGTCTAAGTCCAAGAACCATACCGCCCACAACCAAACCAAGAAGGCTCACAAAAACGGTAtcaagaagccaagaacCAACAAGTACCCTTCGCTCAAGGGTGTTGACgccaagttcaagagaaaCCACAGATACGCTTTGCACGGTACCGCTAAGGCTTTAGCTAAGGCCAGAGCTGAA
- the RPL8A gene encoding 60S ribosomal protein L8 encodes MTQPAKKVAPAPLATKSKATASTKNPLVDSTPKNFGIGQSIQPKRNLSRFVKWPEYVRLQRQKKILSLRLKVPPALSQFQNTLDKNTAAQAFKLFNKYRPETAAEKKERLTKEAAAVAEGKSAKDASPKPVVVKYGLNHVVSLVENKKAKLVLIANDVDPIELVVFLPALCRKMGVPYAIVKGKARLGTLVHKKTSAVAALTEVSAADEAELSKLVSTVNANFIEKYEDSRRHWGGGIMGSKANDKIAKRAKA; translated from the coding sequence ATGACACAGCCTGCCAAGAAAGTTGCTCCAGCTCCATTAGCCACCAAGTCTAAGGCTACTGCCTCTACTAAGAACCCTTTGGTTGACTCGACCCCAAAGAACTTTGGAATCGGTCAATCCATCCAGCCAAAGAGAAACTTGTCTAGATTCGTCAAATGGCCAGAATACGTCAGATTGcaaagacagaagaagatcttgtcttTGAGATTGAAGGTTCCTCCTGCTCTTTCCCAATTCCAAAACACTTTGGACAAGAACACCGCTGCTCAAGCtttcaagttgttcaacaagtacaGACCAGAAACTGctgctgaaaagaaggaaagattGACCAAAGAAGcagctgctgttgctgaagGTAAGTCTGCCAAAGATGCTTCTCCTAAGCCAGTTGTCGTTAAGTACGGTTTGAACCACGTTGTCTCGTTGgttgaaaacaagaaggCCAAGTTGGTTTTGATTGCCAACGACGTCGATCCAATTGAATTGGTTGTTTTCTTACCAGCCTTGTGCAGAAAGATGGGTGTTCCATATGCCATTGTGAAGGGTAAGGCAAGATTAGGTACTTTGGTCCACAAGAAGACTTCCGCTGTCGCTGCTTTGACTGAAGTTTCTGCTGCTGACGAAGCTGAATTGTCTAAATTGGTTTCTACTGTCAACGCCAACTTCATTGAGAAGTACGAGGACTCCAGAAGACACTGGGGTGGTGGTATCATGGGCTCCAAGGCTAACGACAAGATCGCCAAAAGAGCCAAGGCC
- the FRE1.5 gene encoding ferric reductase (FRE11) (Ferric reductase, NADH/NADPH oxidase transmembrane component (7 domains)), with the protein SLHVSHRRDSGYQACAQVLLESVTFPPVNSKNYASFCSTEEQPALGSMAHCLIDSFKNSNKYVEAFVHSCGGSLTVDDVHESYNNATQFLVNLTSISDIGVMVFKPVAVPVKKVQDLSTLIYNSGLNDNYDLFFGITMVSYWFVIMLIAAVNHWFYYLFPNVVKSMHGSLINGIRRSFILAPSISKHHAQVRKFKFFQWFVPLRFEALVILGWLVLAIVFCSVGYQRPTIYFMALPIGSRSGLLLVYSLPVLVLFPGRNNFMQWVTGWSQARFLLFHRWMARIMFLLTLVHVTSKTIGLHQLHGYSYYMHHSFIRWGVVGAVSIGVIVFQSMNIFRSINYEFFVLTHIILAIIFILSGWKHASDEEINSPQSFYAAAAVWGLDRVLRIIRIISFGVKNATVELQTDEILKVTVNRPKHWVPHPGAHAFIHFLRPSYFWQSHPFTIVDCSSEQNTIRFYIKVKGGVTHGLYKHLQSSPNGTDNFKVLIEGPYSQRLPIHKFDNLVFFSSQTGIPGLYSEAMSMAQNKDTSNKRIKFYWVIRELKSLEWFYDELMKFKGTNVEPVIYVSKPESDVEYLKDSEMGKKRSGSNSDHSSRNSILQRSLSFVEFRTGRPNISDIVKSEIECSEKSVALVACAAPCIVDDIRDVIREVLGKDTSKRIEFFDEMQEW; encoded by the exons TCCCTACATGTATCGCATCGGAGAGACTCAGGCTATCAAGCTTGTGCTCAAGTCTTACTTGAGCTGGTTACTTTTCCTCCGGTCAATTCCAAAA acTACGCAAGTTTTTGCTCTACTGAAGAACAGCCTGCTCTAGGTTCCATGGCTCATTGCTTGATTGATagtttcaagaattcaaacAAGTACGTGGAAGCGTTTGTCCACTCCTGTGGGGGATCTTTGACGGTAGATGATGTTCATGAATCCTACAATAATGCTACTCAATTCTTGGTAAATTTGACTTCCATAAGTGACATTGGCGTCATGGTTTTTAAACCAGTTGCCGTGCCAGTAAAAAAGGTTCAGGATTTGCTGACATTAATTTACAACAGTGGATTGAATGACAACTACGACCTTTTCTTCGGTATCACGATGGTAAGTTACTGGTTCGTAATAATGCTAATTGCTGCTGTCAATCACTGGTTTTACTATTTATTCCCTAACGTTGTCAAGTCTATGCATGGTTCACTAATAAACGGCATCCGAAGGTCTTTCATACTTGCCCCATCCATCTCCAAACATCATGCACAAGTAagaaagttcaagttctttcaATGGTTTGTACCATTGAGATTTGAGGCTTTGGTTATCTTGGGATGGCTTGTTCTTGCAATAGTCTTCTGCTCCGTTGGATACCAAAGACCAACGATATATTTTATGGCTTTGCCCATTGGAAGCAGATCTGGTCTTTTGTTGGTGTATTCGTTACCGGTTTTGGTTTTGTTCCCTGGAAGGAATAATTTTATGCAGTGGGTCACTGGCTGGTCTCAAGCTAGGTTTCTTTTATTCCATCGCTGGATGGCAAGAATCATGTTCTTGTTAACACTAGTGCATGTAACCTCAAAGACAATTGGACTCCACCAACTCCATGGTTATTCCTACTACATGCACCATTCATTTATTCGTTGGGGAGTCGTGGGTGCTGTTAGCATTGGAGTTATAGTCTTCCAATCTATGAAtattttcagaagcattaACTACGAGTTTTTTGTTTTGACACACATTATACTTGCAATCATCTTCATATTATCTGGCTGGAAACACGCTAGTGACGAAGAGATTAATAGTCCTCAATCTTTCTatgctgctgctgctgtttgGGGTCTTGATAGAGTGTTGAGAATAATAAGAATAATTTCCTTTGGTGTCAAGAATGCTACTGTCGAATTACAGACAGATGAAATACTAAAGGTCACCGTTAATCGTCCTAAACACTGGGTACCCCACCCTGGTGCCCATGCCTTTATCCATTTTCTCAGACCATCGTACTTCTGGCAATCACACCCTTTCACTATTGTCGACTGCTCTAGCGAACAGAATACTATTAGATTCTATATAAAAGTCAAGGGTGGTGTAACACATGGACTCTACAAACATTTGCAATCTTCGCCTAATGGTACAGATAATTTTAAGGTTCTAATTGAAGGTCCTTACTCACAAAGGTTACCAATTCACAAGTTTGACAACTTGGTTTTTTTCTCAAGTCAAACTGGTATTCCTGGACTTTACAGTGAAGCTATGTCTATGGCACAAAACAAAGACACCAGCAACAAGAGAATTAAATTTTACTGGGTGATTCGTGAATTAAAATCTTTGGAATGGTTCTACGATGAACTTATGAAGTTTAAAGGAACCAATGTTGAGCCAGTGATTTACGTATCCAAGCCAGAGTCTGATGTTGAATATTTGAAGGACTCTGAGATGGGAAAAAAGAGGTCCGGCTCAAACCTGGATCA cagttcaagaaactcaaTCTTACAAAGAAGTCTCAGCTTTGTTGAATTCAGAACTGGAAGACCAAACATTTCTGATATCGTCAAGAGTGAAATCGAGTGCTCAGAAAAGTCTGTTGCTCTTGTTGCCTGTGCTGCTCCATGCATAGTGGATGATATAAGAGATGTAATAAGAGAAGTGTTGGGTAAAGATACTTCgaagagaattgaattctttGACGAGATGCAAGAATGGTGA
- the IPM1 gene encoding Pex24p Integral peroxisomal membrane peroxin → MADDDVLVASFEPSDAKRLTNSTNTNLLVESPILASALSNIFPYLLLLDNVLEVITWTNDDPYQNFLFIVIYSWLVMYWHSISYIILPIIMSITFSALVWSISSVIYDSKFDEKPTIDEILHTLHNITIRFDMLLRPMKHIPFKFKNYVKLLVMSALLTPLHWFIVSYIVPPQKCVWFSGVFILTYHSPWAFSIRRLLWRSVYVRIAAVYLTGLDIKITKKYNPADFQSISRVQSPTSSDIEELNNVPLLTDFKILKKSMVSPTQLKQIILFELLENERRWIGLGWSNLLLPNERANFVHEKSLAAAPSVENTRDDYPFPIFENDIYSYSWDWLDTDWRLDSDFNNKGSKDGWVYYDNNWTNGSNRDGFSKYTRSRKWIRKAILLIDKRETVHDA, encoded by the coding sequence ATGGCAGATGACGACGTGCTAGTGGCTTCGTTCGAGCCTTCGGATGCTAAAAGACTAACCAACTCCACCAACACCAATTTGCTTGTGGAGTCTCCCATTTTGGCATCCGCGTTATCGAACATATTCCCCTACTTACTACTTCTTGACAATGTGTTGGAGGTGATCACATGGACCAATGACGATCCGTACCAGAACTTTTTGTTCATTGTGATTTATTCCTGGCTAGTCATGTATTGGCATTCCATCAGCTATATTATTTTGCCCATAATTATGTCAATAACGTTCTCGGCTCTTGTATGGTCAATCAGTTCTGTGATATATGATTCAAAATTCGACGAAAAGCCAACTATAGACGAGATCCTTCATACTTTGCACAATATCACTATTCGCTTCGATATGCTTCTTAGACCCATGAAGCACATTCCGTTTAAGTTCAAAAACTACGTCAAATTACTCGTGATGTCGGCTCTCCTCACACCACTCCACTGGTTTATAGTGTCGTACATAGTACCTCCCCAGAAGTGTGTCTGGTTCCTGGGGGTGTTTATCTTGACTTACCACTCACCGTGGGCATTTTCCATCAGAAGACTCTTGTGGCGTTCGGTCTACGTAAGAATTGCCGCAGTCTACTTGACTGGTTTAGATATCAAGATTACTAAGAAGTACAACCCTGCTGACTTCCAGTCTATATCTCGTGTACAGAGTCCCACGTCTAgtgatattgaagaactcaaCAATGTCCCTCTACTCACggacttcaagattttgaagaaatctatGGTGTCTCCTACCCAGCTTAAACAGATAATCTTGTTTGAGTTGTTAGAGAACGAAAGAAGATGGATAGGACTCGGCTGGAGTAACCTTTTGTTGCCCAACGAAAGAGCAAACTTTGTCCACGAAAAATCGTTGGCTGCGGCCCCTTCTGTAGAAAATACCAGGGATGACTAtccatttccaatttttGAAAACGATATCTACTCGTACCTGTGGGACTGGCTCGACACAGACTGGAGACTCGACAgcgacttcaacaacaagggGTCCAAAGACGGCTGGGTGTACTACGACAACAATTGGACTAACGGATCCAACAGGGATGGATTCAGTAAGTATACCAGATCAAGAAAATGGATCAGAAAAGCTATACTTTTGATAGACAAACGGGAAACGGTTCATGACGCATAG
- the YGC9 gene encoding nucleolar coiled- coil protein, whose translation MSSSANLEFKDIPKMYIDPLAPKEKNEGARVNGKDWKMKKDAFRVKTLGVSKSSKWKQREEKRLQEEQFKARIKDLKEEKESAQKERIAERKRRLQIKEEKERYEKMAAKMHAKKVERLRKKEKRNKLLKER comes from the coding sequence ATGAGTTCGTCGGCAAACTTGGAGTTCAAAGATATACCCAAAATGTACATCGACCCTCTTGCAcccaaagaaaagaacgAGGGTGCCAGAGTCAACGGTAAAGattggaagatgaagaaggatgCTTTCCGTGTGAAGACCTTGGGAGTTTCCAAGTCGTCAAAGTGGAAACAAAGggaagaaaagagactCCAAGAAGAGCAGTTCAAGGCCAGAatcaaggacttgaaggaagagaaagaaagtgcccagaaggaaagaataGCTGAACGTAAGAGAAGACTTCAgatcaaggaagaaaaggaacGTTACGAGAAGATGGCTGCTAAGATGCACGCTAAGAAGGTCGAaagattgagaaagaaggaaaagagaaacaagttgttgaaggaacGTTAG
- the SPT15 gene encoding TATA-binding protein, with amino-acid sequence MDSLKLPTNPAQAKAFTAPNSLLFPQGFDGENKPVDGQPQPGSQEIIKSEQTADIVEPKQEEDDGATSGIVPTLQNIVATVNLDCRLDLKTIALHARNAEYNPKRFAAVIMRIREPKTTALIFASGKMVVTGAKSEDDSKLASRKYARIIQKLGFNAKFTDFKIQNIVGSCDVKFPIRLEGLAFSHGTFSSYEPELFPGLIYRMVKPKIVLLIFVSGKIVLTGAKQREEIYAAFESIYPVLSEFRKS; translated from the coding sequence ATGGATTCTTTAAAGTTGCCTACAAATCCAGCTCAAGCCAAAGCTTTTACTGCTCCAAACTCGTTGTTGTTCCCTCAAGGATTTGATGGAGAAAACAAGCCAGTAGATGGTCAGCCTCAACCTGGCTCTCAGGAAATCATTAAGAGCGAACAGACTGCGGACATTGTTGAACCTAAGCAAGAGGAAGATGATGGTGCTACTTCTGGTATTGTGCCAACGTTGCAGAATATTGTTGCTACCGTCAACTTGGATTGTCGTTTGGATTTAAAAACCATCGCATTACATGCTCGTAATGCTGAATACAACCCAAAGCGTTTTGCCGCTGTTATCATGAGAATTCGTGAACCAAAGACGACGGCTTTGATTTTCGCTTCTGGTAAGATGGTTGTCACTGGTGCTAAGTCTGAAGATGATTCGAAATTGGCCTCAAGGAAGTACGCCAGAATTATTCAAAAGTTAGGTTTCAATGCTAAATTCACTGATTTCAAGATTCAGAATATCGTCGGCTCGTGTGATGTCAAATTTCCTATCAGATTGGAAGGATTGGCATTCTCACACGGAACTTTCTCGTCGTATGAACCAGAATTATTCCCAGGGTTGATTTATAGAATGGTGAAACCAAAGATtgtcttgttgatcttcGTATCAGGCAAGATTGTGTTGACTGGTGCCaaacaaagagaagagattTATGCCGCTTTTGAATCGATTTATCCGGTATTGAGTGAATTCCGTAAGTCATGA
- the APN2 gene encoding AP endonuclease gives MDLAQLQKLDPLDKIASKSSNLTIRYVTFNVNGVKTLFNYYPWTQFNQDYDLLFSSLQADIITLQELKLSSSNISSVKNIGHLPHYKSFISIPKVKRGYSGVGLFVRIPREEESSAVRRNLQVIKAEEGITGYLSSGLSGDVCYRDLPESESIGGYPDDLDSVMGLELDSEGRCVCIELACNLVVFALYCPANSMGEDEGEAFRLNFLKNLLKRCYNLKYKHGKEVIVMGDINVSLDLIDSAEGIDDRQKQRLVLPKTDGIDFETINYDECFNFKRSTRARALLNQYTIQSLQHNLSLDRHPDYEQQFLYDTTRYLQGRRMQMYTVWNTLNSSRAINFGSRIDLILASSYRMIKNISNADIWPFILGSDHCPVFTDFEALEIDKPEESKSAKLHFEAKYHHKLSQVRDISLLFSRKRTSTSENNSQNSSQNSASDETEVKRTKPEASSTKSAFKYVSRKPKKVDGTKPISTFFTLNSTKKSL, from the coding sequence ATGGACTTGGCCCAGCTCCAGAAGCTAGACCCACTTGACAAGATTGCACTGAAGCTGCTGAATTTGACTATTAGGTATGTCACGTTCAATGTAAACGGAGTCAAAACACTTTTCAACTACTATCCTTGGACACAATTCAACCAAGATTATGATCTTCTATTCAGTTCACTCCAGGCTGACATAATTACTCTTCAGGAGCTAAAgttatcttcttccaatatttCCAGTGTGAAAAACATCGGCCACTTGCCTCATTATAAATCGTTTATATCTATACCAAAGGTGAAGCGAGGGTACAGTGGAGTTGGACTTTTCGTACGAattccaagagaagaagaatcgtCAGCAGTGCGACGTAACTTACAAGTTATTAAGGCTGAAGAGGGCATAACAGGTTATTTATCCTCAGGACTACTGGGCGACGTCTGCTACAGGGATCTACCCGAGCTGGAAAGTATTGGAGGATATCCTGATGATTTGGATTCTGTCATGGGTCTAGAGCTAGACAGTGAAGGAAGATGTGTTTGCATAGAACTAGCTTGCAACTTGGTGGTTTTCGCCTTGTATTGTCCTGCCAATTCTATGGGGGAAGATGAAGGAGAAGCTTTCCGACttaatttcttgaagaatctcttGAAGCGGTGctacaacttgaagtacaaACATGGCAAGGAAGTTATTGTCATGGGAGATATAAACGTAAGTTTGGACTTGATTGACAGTGCTGAGGGTATCGATGATAGACAAAAACAGAGGCTTGTTCTACCCAAGACAGATGGAATCGATTTTGAAACCATAAACTACGATGAATGTTTTAATTTCAAGAGATCAACACGAGCTCGTGCCTTATTGAATCAGTACACCATTCAATCTTTACAACATAACCTCTCCTTAGACCGACATCCAGACTACGAGCAACAGTTTCTATACGACACTACGCGATATCTACAAGGAAGACGAATGCAGATGTATACAGTGTGGAATACCTTGAACAGTTCACGTGCCATTAATTTTGGTTCGAGAATCGACCTTATCCTAGCCAGTAGCTACAGAATGATTAAGAACATTTCCAATGCCGATATCTGGCCATTTATTCTTGGTTCTGATCACTGTCCCGTTTTCACTGACTTCGAAGCATTAGAAATTGATAAACCTGAAGAATCGAAGTCAGCAAAACTTCATTTTGAAGCCAAGTACCATCATAAACTCTCCCAAGTCAGAGATATATCTCTACTATTTTCCCGAAAGAGAACTTCTACTCTGGAAAACAATAGTCAAAATTCTAGTCAAAATTCAGCTTCAGATGAAACAGAAGTGAAACGAACAAAACCAGAAGCTTCCAGTACAAAGCTGGCCTTCAAGTATGTTAGTCGTAAACCTAAGAAGGTTGATGGAACGAAGCCTATCAGTACATTCTTCACTCTCAACTCTACGAAGAAAAGTTTGTAA